The Sphingobacteriaceae bacterium genome includes the window GGATAGACAAATTCAGAAACATAATCTTTATGCCATTCAATTTTATCAAGATCAACCCTGTGACCAAAAATCGACCATGATAAATTTGGGAAAATGTTTACATTGTAGTTTTGAACACTGCTGATTGGCCAGATGTACGATACTTTAATTGGTTCAATTTTTAAATGTTCCAGTTTTTTTATTTTATAGGTATAAAGTAGTTTTTCAAGTCCAAATTTATAATTTTCAATTTTGAAAAATCGCTTAACTCTCAACTCTATTTCCTTAAGCAGTGATATAAGTTATCAAAACCATGTTTTATTCCAGAGCGCAAAATTTAAAAGTGACCATGTTTTACTCGCATCACTATTCTCACTTAACGAACGCTGAATAAATTCTTGATTAAATAGATGAGGTAATTTCCGGGTTTCGGACGTTATAATTCTTTCAGCAAACAATTTAAGCTTTGGTGTAAACATTTTAGCTGTAGAATCGCAAAATCCCATTTTCTTACGATAGATTATTTCTGGTGGTAATATTTTTTCGGCGGTTCTTTTTAAAATATACTTATGAATTCCATTATTAATTTTTAATTCAATGGGAATATTGAATGCAAGTTCTACAATCCGATAATCTAAAAATGGAACTCGTGGTTCAATAGAATTTGCCATACCAATTTTATCTACCCGTAAAAGCAATAGTTCGGGCAAACGATGCTTTAATTCAATGTATAATATTTTATGTGAAATATCTAACTGCTTTCCATTGCTCAAACTATAGAATTTATCGTAATGGTTTTTAAAATCCCGTAAGTATCTAAACCACTAAATTCGGTGGTTTGGAATAATTTTTTTTTGGCTTTTTCACCAAATACATGTGCAAGTGTCCAATAAAATTCTCTCCCTTCAGCAGCATTATAAATGTTATCTGGCCGACCTGGATCTAATAAATATGCTAAAGAAGTAAGCGGTTTCTTAACAATTGCCGGCAATGAAGAAAATCTATTCAGTTTTGTGTAGTACCTATATATTAAATCATCTAATCCTTCATATCCCAAAAACAATTCATCACTGCCCTCTCCAACCTGTACCACAATAGTTTTGTTATCTCTTGTTAATTTCGAGAGATGATTCAACGCAACAAAATCTTGAGTTGTAAGTGGTTCATCCAAAATCGAATAATTATTTAAAAAATATTCTTCAAAATTTTCATCGCTTATTGTTCTTGTAAAATGATTTGAATTAAACTTTTTAGCAACAATATGTGCATAGTTTTGCTCAGAATAAGGATTGTCACCGATTACATCAATCGAGTATGTGTCCACACTTTTCCCTGTTTGCTCAGTCATTAAAGCTGTAATTAAACTCGAATCAAGACCACCACTTAGAAATGCGCCGTACGGAACATCTGACATGGTTCTAAGCTTCACAGAATCTCTTAATATGTCTATCAGATATTCCGAATATTCATCTTCAGATTTTAGCACAGGCTGCTTTGACGTGTTCCATAGAGGATTCCACCATTCAATTATTTGTGGTTTATTGTTATTGGTTATCTTTAAATAATGACCGGCCGACACTTTAAATATATTCTTAAATAAAGTATACGGAGCAGGCGTTGAACCGAACGAAAAATAATGATATAATCCTTCCTCCGAAATTTGCTTTACTACATCAGGATGCTTAAAAAACGCTTTAATTTCTGATGCGAATAAAAGACTCTTTCCCGTTTCGACATAATAAAGTGGTTTGATCCCAACTCTATCACGAATAAGATATAAACATTTTTGTCGATCATCCCAAAGACCAATAGCGAACATTCCGTTAAATTTATTCAGGCAAGCTATTCCCCACTCTTGATATGCGTAGATAATAGTCTCCGTGTCAGTACCAGAGTGATACTTGTAGCCAAGATTTTCCAGCTCCTTCCTTATTTCAAGATGATTGTATATTTCCCCATTAAAAGTAATCCATATAGTCTGCTCAGTGTTTGACATCGGCTGCCTGCCGGCATCGCTTAGATCTATAATACTAAGTCTCCTATGGCCAAATCCAACTTTACTATCATCAGAAATCCATGAACCAAATCCATCTGGACCTCGATGAATCATTGTATCACGCATTTCGCTTAGCTGATGCTTAAGTTTTTCTTTATTCTGAGGTTCTTTATTTACTATACCAACAATTCCACACATTGATTTTCAGATTTATTTATTTTGAAAATTATAAGCCAATTGATACCGGATAAGTTTTATTTTTGCCATTTATCAAACCCTCAAATTTAGAGTAAATTCTATCATAAATTATTGAAGGAAGCAGACTTTTAATTTTATAACTAAGCAGTAATGCAAGTCTATTCAATCGGAAATGCTCTTTGGCAAGTTGTTTGTAGTAAAGGTTAAAGTTTTCATAGTGTTCCTGTTCTATATATTTTTTGCACAAATGAATTAACCAGGCATTCTTTTCATACCAGCCCATTTTATCAGAATGAAGCTCCAATAATCTCAGAATTCCTTGAATCATCTTCTCATTATCTTTAGTAAGCGATACCTGGGATTCCCTAACTTTTACTACCGGAACTGTACTAAAAAAAATTTGAGCGTTTCCTTTTAACCTAAAAAATAATTCTACTTCCTCAAGATTTGGCTGTGATGTGTCGAACAGCCCAGCCTCTAGCAATAAATCGCGTTTAACAAGCCATCTTACAGTATACCCAACTGAATTCGTTTTAAGCAAATAATCATAAATCTTTATCGTTTGTCCGGTTTTTGAAAATACAGAAAAACTCGATATAATAAAGTTGAACTTGAAACCGCTCTCTATGATGGGTTTCATTTGCTCTTCAATTCTAAATAATTCACAAATATCATCGTCGTCCATAAAAGCAATATAATCACCTTTTGCTATTCTAATTCCTAAATTTCGAGCAGCACTTACACCCTTTCCATCATTATTTATGAATCTAAAAAAACCATAATTACTCTGATATTCTTCTAATATATTTAAAGTGTCATCAGTCGAATGATCATTCACAACTATCACCTCAATATTCTTATAAGTCTGACTGACTACACTCTGCAGACATTCTTTCAGAATATTTGCTCTATTATGAGTAGGTATAATAAAAGATACCAGAGGTGAATTGTTATTCATAATTTTTTACGAATTCTACATTGAATGTACATTATGATATTTCATTTATTCTGAGGAATAAATTCACCTTCTTTATTCGGATGTGGAATCCCTTTAGAATATTTCTTATGATACAAATACTTTAGCAATGAAGGTGCTAACGTTATTGAAATATACTGAAGCAACGTCTTGACATTCATGCCATGTGAGAAAGACTTTTTAAGATAATTTTTTGCAATTGCAATATTTCCAATTAAGATGTAATAATTAGCAATTTCCTTACAAATCTCAAATAATAATTCAGTACTCAGATAATTTTTATGTTTTTTATATAAAATTTCCTTTGCAGCAATATAATTTTTTGCATTCTCAGTTAACTGATTGTGATTTCGAGTGACTCTGACCAAAGGCTCGTCAATAAATCTGTAATTATAATTTTTCGAAACTCTAATTGCAAGTTCGGTATCTTCCATTGCAAAAGACTTTCATCAAAATAACCGACTTCATTCAAAACACTTTTTTTTATGAGCACAGTTACATTTGCCGGGGTCAGGAAATACGTTCCATGGGTAAATGTCTTCCGGAAATCAACTGCATTAATATTATCCTTGGCAATTAATTTACCTGAGCTTGAATCAACAAATTCCATTTTACAGTAAACTGCCGCAACATCTGAATTTGATTTTATTAGAATTTGAACCTGTTTCGCAAGCTTATCAATATGCCATTCATCATCTGAATCCTGAAATGCAATCAACTCCCCGTCAGATATTTCTATTCCCTTATTTCTTGATTGCGATGGGCCGAGGTTTACCTCATTTCCAATATATTTTAATCTATCATCTTTAACTTCTGATATTTTTTGAGCTGTTCTATCCGTAGATGCATCATCAACTACAATCAATTCTAAGTTTTTGTAAGTCTGTTTCAGAACGCTATTTATGGATCTTTGTATTAGATTCTCCCGGTTGAAAACCGGAATTATGACTGTAACTTTTGGATTCAAACTCATTTATTTAGCAGACTGCAATTAAGTTCTTATTGAATGTATTAAGATGTTTATCCGCTCAAAAATCCTTACTGTTATCTTCAACCACTTTACCTTGCTGGGTCGGATGAGGAATTCCATTTTTATATTTTTTATTATAGGTATATTTTAATAGAAAAGGAGCTATTATAATTGCACTATACTGAGCAAGGGTTTTGAGTTCGAGTTTATGTTCAAGAGATTTTTTTATATACCCTTTTGCTTTTTTGTAATCCCCCTTCAGAATCCAATAATTAGCAAGAACTTTATATAACCCAAATAATATTTTATTACTTAGGAAATCTTTGTGTTTCTCGCAAATAATTTCATATGCAGAGAGATAATTTGCTGAGTTTCCCATAAGCGAGTCATGATTCCTTGCTACCTTAATCAATGGTTCTTTAACAAATGCATAATCATACTTCTTGGAAACTCTAATGGCCAATTCAGTATCTTCAGCAGCTCTAAGTCGTTCATCAAAATAACCGACCCTCATTTAAAACACTTTTTTAATTAGTACAGTTTGTGTGGCTGGAGTTTGAAGAAATCCTTCTGTATAAGATTTCCTGAAATTAATTTCAGTTAATTCAGTCCCAGTCTTTTCACCAGTAGTAATATCATAAAAATCCTGTCCGCAGTAAACAGCGGCAACTTGGGG containing:
- a CDS encoding asparagine synthase C-terminal domain-containing protein yields the protein MSNGKQLDISHKILYIELKHRLPELLLLRVDKIGMANSIEPRVPFLDYRIVELAFNIPIELKINNGIHKYILKRTAEKILPPEIIYRKKMGFCDSTAKMFTPKLKLFAERIITSETRKLPHLFNQEFIQRSLSENSDASKTWSLLNFALWNKTWF
- the asnB gene encoding asparagine synthase (glutamine-hydrolyzing), with the protein product MCGIVGIVNKEPQNKEKLKHQLSEMRDTMIHRGPDGFGSWISDDSKVGFGHRRLSIIDLSDAGRQPMSNTEQTIWITFNGEIYNHLEIRKELENLGYKYHSGTDTETIIYAYQEWGIACLNKFNGMFAIGLWDDRQKCLYLIRDRVGIKPLYYVETGKSLLFASEIKAFFKHPDVVKQISEEGLYHYFSFGSTPAPYTLFKNIFKVSAGHYLKITNNNKPQIIEWWNPLWNTSKQPVLKSEDEYSEYLIDILRDSVKLRTMSDVPYGAFLSGGLDSSLITALMTEQTGKSVDTYSIDVIGDNPYSEQNYAHIVAKKFNSNHFTRTISDENFEEYFLNNYSILDEPLTTQDFVALNHLSKLTRDNKTIVVQVGEGSDELFLGYEGLDDLIYRYYTKLNRFSSLPAIVKKPLTSLAYLLDPGRPDNIYNAAEGREFYWTLAHVFGEKAKKKLFQTTEFSGLDTYGILKTITINSIV
- a CDS encoding glycosyltransferase family 2 protein; translation: MNNNSPLVSFIIPTHNRANILKECLQSVVSQTYKNIEVIVVNDHSTDDTLNILEEYQSNYGFFRFINNDGKGVSAARNLGIRIAKGDYIAFMDDDDICELFRIEEQMKPIIESGFKFNFIISSFSVFSKTGQTIKIYDYLLKTNSVGYTVRWLVKRDLLLEAGLFDTSQPNLEEVELFFRLKGNAQIFFSTVPVVKVRESQVSLTKDNEKMIQGILRLLELHSDKMGWYEKNAWLIHLCKKYIEQEHYENFNLYYKQLAKEHFRLNRLALLLSYKIKSLLPSIIYDRIYSKFEGLINGKNKTYPVSIGL
- a CDS encoding glycosyltransferase family 2 protein; the encoded protein is MNPKVTVIIPVFNRENLIQRSINSVLKQTYKNLELIVVDDASTDRTAQKISEVKDDRLKYIGNEVNLGPSQSRNKGIEISDGELIAFQDSDDEWHIDKLAKQVQILIKSNSDVAAVYCKMEFVDSSSGKLIAKDNINAVDFRKTFTHGTYFLTPANVTVLIKKSVLNEVGYFDESLLQWKIPNLQLEFRKIIITDLLTSLWSESLEITIS